A segment of the Deinococcus radiopugnans ATCC 19172 genome:
GCAGCGCCCGACTGGTGACCATCGGCATCACCCCGACCTTTCCGGCCACCGGCTACGGCTACATCCAGTGTGGCGAGACGATGGGCGAGGGGGAGGAATTCACCGCCCACACCGTCACCCGCTTTACCGAGAAGCCCGATTCCGAGACCGCCCAGGGCTTTCTGGACCACGGCGGCTACACCTGGAACAGCGGCATGTTCGTGTGGAAGGTCTCGGCCATTCTGGACGCCTTCCGCCAGCACCAGCCGGAGCTGTACGCGCAGCTCAGCGACGCGATGGACGCCGACGCCCAGGGTCTGACCCACCGCGCGCTGCGCGAGACCTTCCCCACGCTGCCCAAGATCAGCATCGACTACGCGATTCTGGAAAAGTCGGACGCCGTCAGCGTGATTCCCGCCGAATTCGGCTGGGACGACCTGGGCGACTGGAACGCGCTGGAGCGGCTGCTCAAGGGCGAGGGCGAGAACGTCGCGGTCGGCCGCCATGTGGGCCTGGACACCGGCGGCGCGATCCTGTACACCACCAACGGCGACGACCTGATCGCCACGATTGGGCTGGACGACGTGGTGGTGGTCCGCGCCAACGAGGTCACGCTGGTGGTCCGCAAGGACCGCACCCAGGACATCAAACGCGTGGTGCAGCAGCTCAAGAACCACCCGGATCTGGAACGCTTCGCCTGAGTGCGCCCGGCTAGCGCTGGGGCAGCTTCGCCGCAGTCAGCGTTCGCAGGAGCTGACCGCCCGGCGGCGTGAGTGCCAGGTCGCAGGCGTTCATGAACGCCAGATCGCTTAGGCTGTCGCCCAGGGCCAGGGTCAGCGCAGCCTGCGGGAAATGCTGCTCGCGCAGGTGGCGCACCGCCTCAGCCTTGCCCAGGTGCCGGGGCAGCACGCTGACATTGTTGGCGTTGGCGATGACGTGCAGATCGGCGTAACCTCGCGTCGCCAGATGGGCCTCCAGCACCAGTTGTACCTGTTCCAGGCGGCCAGCGTCGGCGTCCGGGTGCTTGAGGACCGTCATGAAGGGAGTGTCGTGGGCGGTGTGGCGGCTCAGGCGGCAGCCCAGAGCGGCGGCCCGCTCGGAGACGGCGACGGTGCATTCTTCCAGGGCATCCTGCAAAGGATGTAGGGTCTCCAGCACACGGTCACGCCACTCGGCATCGACCTGTCCATCTGGTCTCAGAATCGTCAGGCCGTGGTCCAGCACGCGCCAGGAGGTGAAAGGCAGGGTGACGCGCGCCATCGCCGCCGGGTCGCGGCCTGTGACCGGGATGACCGTGATGCCGCTGGCCTCGAAGTGGGCCAGCAGCGCCGCCTGCGCGGGCGTGCAGAAAGAATGCGGCTGCCCATTGCGGCCCAGGGTGGCGGGGGTCAGGCCCTGCATCCCCGGCGGCAACTTGCGGAGGGTCTGGAACAGCGTGTCGTCCAGATCGGTGAAGGCAACGATCACTGTGGGTCCAGAGGGCTGAGGCAGATCGCCTGCGCCTTGTCGCCCAGCAGCGCCATCAACGCTGGATCGGGCAGGCAACGCCCCTCATACGTGACCAGAATGCGGGTGTAGAGGTCCGGGCCCACGTTGTACAGGTAGTTGGGGATGCCGTCGCCCACGTTGTCGGTGAAGCTGAATTTGCGGGCCATCGCCCGCCCCTCCAGCACCGGGCTGCGCGTGGTGGCCGAGAAGGCGCAGGCGGCCACCATCGGCTCCAGCTGACGGGCCAGCGCGAACGCCGGGAACTGATACTCGCCCGTGCCCAGCACCAGCACGCGGTCTTCGGGGGAGAGCTGGAGGTCAGGCCAGCTCAGGTCCACCGCCTGCCCGTAGCGTGGCCCCCGGGCAGGCAACAGCTCCGACTTGTCGGCCCCGTTTCCGGTGACGGCAGGCAACGTCGGCGGCTGCCAGTCGGGCGCGGGCGTGAAGCGGTAGCCTCCGCGCGTCAGGCTCACGAAGGTCACGGGCAGCTCCAGCGCGGCCTCCAGCGCGGCGCGGCGCGGGCACCAGTCGGTCAGGCTGACCAGCATCACGCGGCGCAGGTGCGGGTGCAGGCGGCGCCACTCGCGGGCCAGATTTTCCAGCGTGGTGCCGGTGGACAGTTCATCGTCCACCAGCACCAGATCAGTGGCGGCGCGGGCCGCCGGGCCGGGGTCATACAGCAGGTGGGCCGGGGCGTGCGAGTGCGGCTCGTCGAAGCGCAGCAGCAGCGGGTGCCGGGTCTGGTAGCGCGTGGTGTGCTGAAAGGTGGCGGGCCGCTCCGGGTGCTGCTCGCGCCACGCGCGGCAGACCCCCTCGCCCAGCGCGGTGGCCGTTTCCGCCAGTCCGATGAAATGCGGAGCGGTCAGGGGAGGCAGCGCCGCCGCCAGTGCCGTGTAGGTCCGCGCCGCGACTGCCGGGGACACCGGAAGGTGCTTGCCCAGCACCCGGCTGACAAACAGAAACCCTCGCCGGGGATTTTGCCGCACCGCGTAGTCCAGCAGCGAGTCCAGCGGCGGATGTGGGGTTTCCAGCCACAGGTCCAGGGTTCCGCTGGGCAGGTCGACGGTGTGTTCGGTGAGGGCCGGGACGAGGGTCAAACCGCCGCCTCCTGTTCCCGAACGATGCGGGCCACCTTGTCCTCGGCGACGCGCAGGCCGGTCTGAACGGGGGGAAGGGCGGCGCGGTCCAGCACGCCCGTGGCGGCGTCCAGCAGCAGCAGCGGAAAATTGACCCCCGCCGCCAGGCTGTAGCGCAGGCCCCCGGAGGCGCGGGCGTTGATTTCCAGCATGTTGGGGGTGCGGTTGCGCCCCTCCCGATCCGGCCCGTCCTTGGTCTGGAAGTTGAAGATGCCGCTGAGGCCGTAGTGGGCGCTGATCCGGCGGGCGGCCTCGACCAGATCGGGGCGGTCCTCGATCTGCTGGCCCTCCCCGCCCTTGCGCCTGACCACCGCGCGCAGCAACTCGCCCTGCCACGCCACGCAGTCCACGCTGCGCTCGGCCCCCTCCAGCGTGTGCATCAGCAGCATGGTGGGCAGCTCTCCTGCCGCGAACAGTTCCCGCGCCGCCGCGTGGCTCATCTGGTACAGCTCGCCCCCCAGGAAGGATTTCAGGTCCGGCGTGTCCATCAGCACCCGGAAGCCGCTGGCGTAGATGCCGCGCGCGGGCTTGACGCACAGGCGCACGCCCGGCTGTCGCAACGTCGCCGCCGCCTCATCGAAACTGGCGAGGCTGTCGAAGGTGGCCCAACGCGGAATCGGCAGGATGTCCGTGTCCCAGCCCCGCAGAAACTCGTCCTTGCGTTCCAGGTGACGCTGGACGGCCTCCGTGGTGGGCGTGATCAGGGTGACTCCCGCCTCCGCGAAGCGCCCCTGCCAGCCCGCCAGCCGCTCGCGCTCCTTGCCGGGAACCACCAGCCCAATGCCGTGCCGCACACAGGCGTCCAGCAGCCACGCCGCGTAGTCGTCGCCCAGCAGGCCGCGCGGCTCCAGAAAGGTGTGGTCCGCCGCTGCCAGCATGCCGTGGCCGGGATCGGTGTGGCTGGCCCAGACCGCGTAACGCGTGCCTTTCAGGGCGTGAAGCTGGGCGGCGGTGACACTGAAGTTTTTGGTGAACAGGACATTCATGGGGAGGGCTCCGGAAGGCGCGGGAAAGAGGGGAGAGGATGTTGCGGGCGGCCAGAGATTGGCCCTGCTGCCTGGCAGCTTTACACGTCCGTCCCCTGAAAAGGGAGGCGAGGGAGAGCGGGTGTCTGCGCCTCCTGGCTCCCTCTTGGGGGCGCTGGTTGCGGGCAAGGCGCTTCGAGGAGACGTTTCGCTGGGGAGCGCCAGAACAAGGGCAGGCTACCCCCCGCGTCCCACCTCCGCCGCCAGGTCCTCGGCGCGGCGCAGGGCCTCGGCTTTCAGGCGCTCGCCCTGCCCGGCCAGCAGCGCGCGCACACGGGCCAGCTGATCGGCGTTCAGGTGGGCGCGCACGCCGTCGGCGGTGGCCTCGGCGCGGTGGCCGGTCAGGCCGAAGATCAGGCCCAGCAGCACGCGCTTTTGCAGTTCGTCCGCGGCGCGGATGGTGCGTTCGGGATGGGTCAGCAGGTGGTGACGGTGCAAGGTGGCGGCCAGCAGACGGTCCGCCAGCGAGCCCCGGCCCGCCAGCAGCGCGGCGGGCGTGACCTGCCGGGCCGCCCGGCGGTAGTCGTCGGCGTCGCCGCCGTGAGTGTAGGCCCAGCCGTCGGCGCGCACGTCCACCAGCGTTTCGGTGTCCACGGCCTTCAGCAGCCGGGCCAGTTCGTCTTCAGTCAGGTCCGTGGCGTCCACCAGCCGGGTCAGCACGTCGTCCTGCCCGGGCTGACCGATCCGAGCCAGCAGCGCCGCGCTCTCGCGCCAGCGGTCCAGGTCTGAAAGCTCCTGCGAGACCGGCAGGCTGGCGTCCAGGTCATACAGCGTCAGGTCATGGGTTTTGAGGTGGGTCAGCAGCAACCGTCCGGCGTTGGTGCGCTCGCCGCCCACGCCCCGGCGGTACAGGTGCAGCAGCTTGCGCCCCCGCTCCAGCTGGGGGTCCGGGTCCGCTGGCGGGTGCGGGGCGGTCAAGTCGCCCCGTCCTGGGGCCGGAGAGAAGCCGACATCAGGCCACACTCTAGAGCGTCTGGCGGGCGAGAGCGTCCGGCAGGCCGGTGCGCCAGAATTGGACGATTGTGCGGGGGCGGGCTATCATGGCCCTTAACGTCCTCTTAGTTGCCTCTTATGGTCAGAGGCCTGCCCCCTAGTCAGCCCAAGCACCGCCGTTCGCCTGGCCCAGACCGCACCGCCTGTGTTCTCCAGAGTGTTCCCGTGCTGCAGACCCTTCCGCTGTTCTGACCCGTGCCGCCGTCCCCGC
Coding sequences within it:
- a CDS encoding mannose-1-phosphate guanylyltransferase yields the protein MQTAQPNPDLTSPGAATPFIPVILAGGSGERFWPLSRRHRPKQFLTLDDSGRSLLQATSDRLVTLCGEPEDLMVVTGNDYRSQVLEQLPDMPLENLLVEPAARDTAPAVLYAALRIARTQPGAVMGVFPADHRVTDPQTFGRVVRQAIALAASSARLVTIGITPTFPATGYGYIQCGETMGEGEEFTAHTVTRFTEKPDSETAQGFLDHGGYTWNSGMFVWKVSAILDAFRQHQPELYAQLSDAMDADAQGLTHRALRETFPTLPKISIDYAILEKSDAVSVIPAEFGWDDLGDWNALERLLKGEGENVAVGRHVGLDTGGAILYTTNGDDLIATIGLDDVVVVRANEVTLVVRKDRTQDIKRVVQQLKNHPDLERFA
- a CDS encoding HAD-IIB family hydrolase, coding for MIVAFTDLDDTLFQTLRKLPPGMQGLTPATLGRNGQPHSFCTPAQAALLAHFEASGITVIPVTGRDPAAMARVTLPFTSWRVLDHGLTILRPDGQVDAEWRDRVLETLHPLQDALEECTVAVSERAAALGCRLSRHTAHDTPFMTVLKHPDADAGRLEQVQLVLEAHLATRGYADLHVIANANNVSVLPRHLGKAEAVRHLREQHFPQAALTLALGDSLSDLAFMNACDLALTPPGGQLLRTLTAAKLPQR
- a CDS encoding phosphoribosyltransferase domain-containing protein gives rise to the protein MTLVPALTEHTVDLPSGTLDLWLETPHPPLDSLLDYAVRQNPRRGFLFVSRVLGKHLPVSPAVAARTYTALAAALPPLTAPHFIGLAETATALGEGVCRAWREQHPERPATFQHTTRYQTRHPLLLRFDEPHSHAPAHLLYDPGPAARAATDLVLVDDELSTGTTLENLAREWRRLHPHLRRVMLVSLTDWCPRRAALEAALELPVTFVSLTRGGYRFTPAPDWQPPTLPAVTGNGADKSELLPARGPRYGQAVDLSWPDLQLSPEDRVLVLGTGEYQFPAFALARQLEPMVAACAFSATTRSPVLEGRAMARKFSFTDNVGDGIPNYLYNVGPDLYTRILVTYEGRCLPDPALMALLGDKAQAICLSPLDPQ
- a CDS encoding ATP-grasp domain-containing protein, which gives rise to MNVLFTKNFSVTAAQLHALKGTRYAVWASHTDPGHGMLAAADHTFLEPRGLLGDDYAAWLLDACVRHGIGLVVPGKERERLAGWQGRFAEAGVTLITPTTEAVQRHLERKDEFLRGWDTDILPIPRWATFDSLASFDEAAATLRQPGVRLCVKPARGIYASGFRVLMDTPDLKSFLGGELYQMSHAAARELFAAGELPTMLLMHTLEGAERSVDCVAWQGELLRAVVRRKGGEGQQIEDRPDLVEAARRISAHYGLSGIFNFQTKDGPDREGRNRTPNMLEINARASGGLRYSLAAGVNFPLLLLDAATGVLDRAALPPVQTGLRVAEDKVARIVREQEAAV